The following are encoded together in the Hyalangium ruber genome:
- a CDS encoding Ku protein produces the protein MSRSCWVGSLSFGLVHLPVRLYAAVEPKQVQFHLLHDADGARVQQKRVCSADGEEVPYEHVVKGYELRRGQYVEVTRGELEAFDPKSSRTIELEDFVELGEIDPMFYAGAFHLVPEVGAERQYGLLVEALRRSGRVGLGRLVMRHKGHLCVVRPYGRGLALSTLHYADEMVSQDTLPELAVAGPRPNEQELQMVQRLIESQSTSFEPRRYNDTHRERLLSFLERRARAQSRIATPEPSREQEASPEELEGRAEVFRRIEEGIAALRQGLPKPHQAGRALPSQGSLRFRPMAAKEARERRQVDPGAVRSRRGKGEPKRS, from the coding sequence ATGTCACGTTCCTGCTGGGTCGGCTCGCTGAGCTTTGGTCTGGTCCACCTGCCGGTGCGGCTCTACGCCGCGGTGGAGCCCAAGCAGGTGCAATTCCACCTGCTCCATGACGCGGACGGAGCGCGCGTCCAGCAGAAGCGCGTGTGCTCGGCCGACGGCGAGGAGGTGCCCTACGAGCACGTGGTGAAGGGCTACGAGCTGCGGCGCGGCCAGTACGTGGAGGTGACGCGCGGAGAGCTGGAGGCGTTCGACCCGAAGTCCAGCCGCACCATCGAGCTGGAGGACTTCGTGGAGCTGGGAGAGATCGACCCCATGTTCTACGCGGGCGCCTTCCACCTCGTGCCGGAGGTGGGGGCCGAGCGCCAGTACGGCCTGCTCGTCGAGGCGCTGCGCCGCTCGGGGAGGGTGGGCCTTGGGCGGCTGGTGATGCGCCACAAGGGGCACCTGTGCGTGGTGCGCCCCTACGGCCGCGGGCTGGCCCTGTCCACGCTGCACTACGCCGACGAGATGGTCTCCCAGGACACGCTGCCGGAGCTGGCCGTGGCGGGGCCTCGCCCCAACGAGCAGGAATTGCAGATGGTGCAGCGCCTCATCGAGTCGCAGTCCACCTCCTTCGAGCCGCGCCGCTACAACGACACCCACCGGGAGCGGCTGTTGTCCTTCCTGGAGCGGCGCGCCCGGGCCCAGTCGCGCATCGCCACCCCCGAGCCCTCCCGGGAGCAGGAGGCGTCGCCCGAGGAGCTCGAGGGCCGCGCCGAGGTCTTCCGCCGAATCGAGGAGGGCATCGCCGCGCTGCGCCAGGGGCTGCCCAAGCCCCATCAAGCGGGTCGGGCCCTTCCTTCTCAGGGCTCGCTGCGCTTCCGCCCCATGGCCGCCAAGGAGGCTCGGGAGCGACGGCAGGTAGACCCCGGGGCCGTGCGGTCTCGTCGGGGCAAGGGGGAACCGAAGCGCTCCTGA
- a CDS encoding M48 family metallopeptidase has translation MQRILSLFLGITLAVGFGTGCAKQRIRAEKAIAQTFISDEQEEQIGQQVKQELEQKEKIQYVQDQAVVDYVNRVALPILQAANRDRKGVKWKIHVINDPKTVNAFATPGGYLYVYTGLILASDNEAELAGVLAHEAGHVVGRHSARAMVNAYGLQALSELALGKNPGTAAQIATQLVGGGAMLAHGRSEETEADEYGARYTTAANYDPRGLVTFFQKLQAKEGNTPGVLKWLSTHPTSADRVQHLEGYISQNGLRGTELGADRIAPIKQKLGGR, from the coding sequence ATGCAGCGGATCCTCTCGTTATTCCTGGGCATCACCCTGGCGGTGGGCTTCGGCACGGGCTGCGCGAAGCAGCGCATCCGCGCGGAGAAGGCCATCGCGCAGACGTTCATCTCGGATGAGCAGGAGGAGCAGATCGGCCAGCAGGTAAAGCAGGAGCTGGAGCAGAAGGAGAAGATCCAGTACGTGCAGGACCAGGCGGTGGTGGACTACGTGAACCGGGTCGCGCTGCCCATCCTCCAGGCGGCCAACCGGGACCGCAAGGGCGTGAAGTGGAAGATCCACGTCATCAATGATCCGAAGACGGTGAACGCCTTCGCCACGCCGGGCGGCTACCTGTACGTGTACACGGGGCTCATCCTGGCCTCGGACAACGAGGCGGAGCTGGCGGGCGTGCTGGCACACGAGGCGGGCCACGTGGTGGGTCGGCACTCGGCGCGGGCGATGGTGAACGCCTACGGCCTCCAGGCGCTGAGCGAGCTGGCGCTGGGCAAGAACCCGGGCACGGCGGCGCAGATCGCCACGCAGCTGGTGGGCGGCGGCGCGATGCTGGCGCACGGCCGCAGCGAGGAGACCGAGGCGGACGAGTACGGAGCGCGCTACACCACGGCGGCGAACTACGATCCGCGGGGCCTGGTGACCTTCTTCCAGAAGCTGCAGGCGAAGGAGGGCAACACGCCGGGCGTGCTGAAGTGGCTGAGCACGCACCCCACGAGCGCCGATCGCGTGCAGCACCTGGAGGGGTATATCTCCCAGAACGGGCTGCGCGGCACGGAGCTGGGGGCCGATCGGATCGCCCCCATCAAGCAGAAGCTGGGCGGCCGCTAA
- a CDS encoding serine/threonine-protein kinase: MDTPHAPELHPASIPTGTQLAYWRVVGWHGRGTHGTVYKAVSTLDAKAAPVAIKLAVTPEDPRFEREVSLLSALHHPHVPALHAHGLWRQGPRNYPYIVMQWVEGAPLYEWAAARRVSSRQAMRVLAQVARALEATHAARCIHRNVKGDNILVREDGHAFLMDFGAGQHVGAPRPAWEPLLPGTGVYRSPEAWSFWFEFVDEPSSQYPAEPEDDLFALGVIAYRLVTGQYPPSTDPTKSASYVWYAPSPGPRDPLALNFRVDPQLNALILRMLCVRPRDRGTARELATLLEQEAEHAGPRADLPLFEEVREAPPIAPSPWNWRPRHALASVLLLFALGALWAIHEPTEEEPEAPTVAAADSQVMDSRDGGTTELADEVLTAPVRKEELARVLPMITLDLPQKPLPGQRRPDGSGKCRRGKQEFAINGGCWIRAVDVQPPCTDDEYQWGDGCYYPAYNTPREPTSNPPKSHPPPP, encoded by the coding sequence ATGGACACCCCGCACGCACCCGAGCTGCACCCCGCCTCGATCCCCACCGGCACGCAGCTGGCCTACTGGCGCGTGGTGGGCTGGCACGGTCGAGGCACCCACGGCACGGTCTACAAAGCCGTCAGCACCCTGGACGCGAAGGCCGCTCCCGTGGCCATCAAGCTGGCGGTCACTCCCGAGGATCCACGCTTCGAGCGAGAGGTGTCCCTGCTGTCAGCCCTCCATCACCCTCACGTGCCGGCGCTGCACGCGCACGGGCTCTGGCGACAGGGCCCTCGCAACTATCCGTACATCGTCATGCAGTGGGTGGAGGGAGCACCGCTCTACGAATGGGCTGCGGCGCGGCGTGTCTCCTCCCGTCAGGCCATGCGGGTGCTGGCGCAGGTGGCGCGAGCGCTGGAGGCCACCCACGCGGCCCGCTGCATCCACCGAAACGTGAAGGGCGACAACATCCTGGTGCGCGAGGATGGCCATGCCTTCCTGATGGACTTTGGCGCGGGGCAACACGTAGGTGCGCCACGGCCCGCGTGGGAGCCCCTGCTTCCAGGCACGGGCGTCTACCGCAGCCCCGAGGCCTGGAGCTTCTGGTTCGAGTTCGTCGATGAGCCGAGCTCCCAATACCCGGCTGAGCCAGAGGATGATCTCTTCGCGCTGGGAGTCATCGCCTACCGACTCGTGACGGGGCAATACCCTCCCTCCACGGATCCCACGAAGAGTGCCTCGTATGTCTGGTACGCGCCGAGCCCCGGCCCGCGCGATCCCTTGGCGCTCAACTTCCGTGTGGATCCCCAACTCAACGCGCTCATCTTACGAATGCTGTGTGTGCGCCCCAGGGACAGGGGTACGGCCCGGGAGCTGGCGACCTTGCTGGAGCAGGAGGCCGAGCACGCCGGGCCTCGGGCGGATCTGCCCTTGTTCGAAGAGGTGCGCGAAGCGCCTCCCATCGCTCCCAGCCCCTGGAACTGGAGGCCTCGGCACGCCCTGGCCTCGGTGCTGCTTCTCTTCGCGCTTGGCGCCCTGTGGGCGATCCACGAGCCTACGGAGGAGGAGCCCGAGGCCCCTACCGTCGCAGCGGCCGACAGCCAGGTCATGGACTCCAGGGATGGAGGTACCACGGAGCTGGCCGACGAAGTCCTCACCGCGCCCGTACGGAAGGAGGAGCTTGCACGCGTCTTGCCGATGATCACCCTGGACCTGCCCCAGAAGCCGCTGCCCGGACAGCGTCGGCCAGATGGCTCAGGCAAGTGCCGACGCGGGAAGCAGGAGTTCGCCATCAACGGCGGGTGCTGGATCCGAGCCGTGGATGTGCAACCTCCTTGCACCGATGATGAGTATCAGTGGGGAGATGGCTGCTACTACCCCGCGTACAACACGCCTCGGGAGCCCACGTCGAACCCGCCCAAGTCGCACCCGCCGCCCCCCTGA
- the rd gene encoding rubredoxin produces MMKRYQCAVCFHIYDPAEGDPASGIAPGTAFEDLPDTWVCSDCGASKADFQPLEED; encoded by the coding sequence ATGATGAAGCGCTACCAATGTGCCGTGTGTTTCCACATCTATGACCCAGCGGAAGGAGACCCCGCCTCGGGCATCGCGCCGGGGACCGCGTTCGAGGACCTCCCCGACACCTGGGTTTGCTCGGACTGCGGCGCCTCCAAGGCCGACTTCCAGCCCCTGGAGGAGGATTAG
- a CDS encoding YihY/virulence factor BrkB family protein: MGFPRLKYLTWREFGRRLVKEFQEDTVTDCAAQLSYYFLFSLFPLLFFLVTLVAYLPFAPGAVESMLDRITPLVPGDALALVDEHLRSLVNQPRPKLLTVGLLVALWSASRGVDALRKALNLAYDVPESRPIWKTQGVAMLMTLVGTLLIPLSFTIFLLGGKAGEWIAHRLQLVDAFHFVWSWARWPFTASLVMLMLALCYYVLPDVKQRFKYITPGSVIGTGLWLTCTWGFTQYVEHFGKYNVTYGSIGGVVVLLLWLYITGLIFILGGELNAILEHASRDARAKAKGARAPGEPPPLEPPLKTPGAAKSASSAAKTQRAFWRWRRRVARGQPPEAPSEPPNPTVH, from the coding sequence ATGGGGTTTCCGAGGCTCAAGTACCTGACGTGGCGTGAGTTCGGCCGGCGCCTGGTGAAGGAGTTCCAGGAGGACACGGTCACCGACTGTGCCGCGCAGCTCTCGTACTACTTCCTCTTCTCCCTGTTCCCGCTGCTCTTCTTCCTCGTCACGCTGGTGGCTTATCTGCCCTTCGCGCCCGGGGCGGTCGAGTCCATGCTGGATCGGATCACCCCGCTGGTGCCGGGGGATGCCCTGGCGCTGGTGGACGAGCACCTGCGCTCGCTGGTGAACCAGCCTCGGCCCAAGCTGCTCACGGTGGGTCTCCTGGTGGCGCTGTGGTCGGCCTCGCGCGGGGTGGATGCGCTGCGCAAGGCGCTCAACCTCGCCTATGACGTGCCCGAGTCCCGGCCCATCTGGAAGACCCAGGGCGTGGCGATGCTGATGACGCTGGTGGGCACGCTGCTCATCCCCCTGTCCTTCACCATCTTCCTGCTGGGCGGCAAGGCGGGGGAGTGGATCGCCCACCGGCTGCAGCTCGTCGATGCCTTCCACTTCGTGTGGTCCTGGGCGCGCTGGCCCTTCACCGCCTCGCTGGTGATGCTGATGCTGGCGCTCTGCTACTACGTGCTGCCGGACGTGAAGCAGCGCTTCAAGTACATCACCCCGGGCTCGGTGATCGGCACGGGGCTGTGGCTCACGTGTACCTGGGGCTTCACGCAGTACGTGGAGCACTTCGGCAAGTACAACGTCACCTACGGCTCCATCGGCGGTGTGGTGGTGCTGCTGCTGTGGCTCTACATCACCGGCCTCATCTTCATCCTCGGTGGCGAGCTGAACGCCATCCTCGAGCACGCCTCGCGCGACGCGAGGGCCAAGGCGAAGGGGGCCCGGGCTCCCGGAGAGCCGCCGCCGCTCGAGCCGCCGCTCAAGACGCCGGGCGCGGCCAAGAGCGCCAGCAGCGCGGCCAAGACGCAGCGAGCCTTCTGGCGCTGGCGCCGCCGCGTGGCCCGGGGGCAGCCGCCCGAGGCTCCGTCCGAGCCTCCGAATCCCACCGTCCACTGA
- a CDS encoding MTAP family purine nucleoside phosphorylase, translating into MAGIRVGIIGGAGLVEALVGPSKADPHLIETPFGPPAGPLLTLERDGMSLVLLARHGSGHQLSPTRVPYRANLFALKVLGVTHVLACGTAGSLREHIQPRHLVIPDQVIDRTYRRPCTFYDDLAVHVEMASPFCETLRQVLIRASEGNNTQVHTQGTYVCMEGPALSTRAESLMYRSWGGDLVGMTAMPEAKLAREAELHYALVVLPTDYDGWQPQGDAEPEALGAALRETRLATSADGLALIRRALSRIATVPQACRCDSALAAGIWSDRGRIPNEVRTRLRPLLGKYLPPEVV; encoded by the coding sequence ATGGCAGGCATCCGGGTGGGCATCATTGGAGGTGCCGGGCTCGTGGAAGCCCTGGTCGGGCCTTCCAAGGCCGACCCCCACCTCATCGAGACACCGTTCGGCCCGCCGGCTGGCCCCCTCCTCACCCTGGAGCGGGACGGCATGTCGCTCGTGCTGCTGGCGCGCCATGGGTCCGGCCACCAGCTCAGCCCCACGCGCGTGCCCTACCGCGCCAACCTCTTTGCCCTCAAGGTGCTCGGGGTGACGCACGTGCTCGCCTGTGGCACCGCCGGCAGCCTGCGCGAGCACATCCAGCCCCGCCACCTCGTCATCCCTGATCAGGTCATCGACCGCACCTACCGCCGGCCCTGCACCTTCTATGACGACCTGGCCGTACACGTGGAGATGGCCTCCCCCTTCTGCGAGACGCTGCGGCAGGTGCTGATCCGGGCCTCCGAGGGGAACAACACGCAGGTCCACACGCAGGGCACCTATGTGTGCATGGAGGGGCCCGCGCTGAGCACCCGGGCCGAGAGCCTCATGTACCGCTCCTGGGGCGGAGACCTGGTCGGCATGACGGCCATGCCGGAGGCGAAGCTGGCGCGGGAGGCGGAGCTGCACTACGCGCTGGTGGTGCTGCCCACGGACTATGACGGCTGGCAGCCTCAGGGTGACGCCGAGCCGGAGGCGCTGGGGGCCGCGCTGCGCGAGACCCGCCTGGCCACCAGCGCCGATGGACTGGCCCTCATCCGCCGGGCCCTCTCTCGCATCGCCACGGTGCCGCAGGCGTGCCGCTGTGATTCCGCGCTGGCCGCGGGCATCTGGTCCGACCGGGGCCGCATTCCCAACGAGGTGCGCACCCGCCTGCGTCCGTTACTCGGGAAGTACCTGCCGCCCGAAGTCGTCTGA
- a CDS encoding aldo/keto reductase, translated as MEFRLLGASGLKVPVLSLGTATFGGTNEFFRAWGTTTVQEATRLVDICLEAGLNLFDTADVYSEGVAEEILGKAIAGRRNEVMIATKATFRTGRGHNDVGSSRYHLIKACEASLRRLGTDHVELYQLHGFDAMTPVEETLYALEHLVRSGKVLYIGCSNFSGWHLMKSLSLSEKYGLPRHVAHQVYYSLVNREFEWELMPLAIDQKVGTLVWSPLAGGQLSGKVRRGQPLPANSRVSAGVGAPEVPEEHLYNVVDTLAAIAQETGKTVPQIAINWLLQQPTISSVVIGARNEEQLRQNLGATGWNLTAEQVAKLDAVSGRTPIYPYWHQYAVNGDRNPPPTQWAVKRRTP; from the coding sequence GTGGAGTTCAGACTGCTGGGAGCTTCGGGGTTGAAGGTTCCCGTCCTGAGCCTCGGGACGGCGACCTTCGGTGGGACGAATGAGTTCTTTCGGGCTTGGGGCACCACCACGGTGCAGGAGGCCACGCGTCTCGTGGACATCTGCCTGGAGGCGGGCCTCAACCTGTTCGACACCGCCGATGTCTATTCGGAAGGGGTCGCCGAGGAGATCCTCGGCAAGGCCATCGCGGGGCGCCGCAACGAGGTGATGATTGCGACCAAGGCCACCTTCCGCACGGGGCGGGGGCACAACGATGTTGGCTCCTCGCGCTACCACCTGATCAAGGCCTGCGAGGCGAGCCTGCGCAGGCTCGGCACCGACCATGTCGAGCTCTACCAGCTCCACGGCTTCGACGCGATGACGCCGGTAGAGGAGACGCTGTACGCCTTGGAGCATCTCGTCCGGAGCGGCAAGGTCCTCTACATCGGCTGCTCGAACTTCTCGGGCTGGCATCTGATGAAGTCGCTGAGCCTGTCCGAGAAGTACGGACTGCCGCGCCATGTCGCGCATCAGGTCTACTACTCACTCGTGAACCGGGAGTTCGAGTGGGAGCTGATGCCGCTCGCGATCGACCAGAAGGTCGGCACGCTGGTGTGGAGCCCGCTCGCGGGAGGCCAGCTCTCCGGCAAGGTCCGGAGAGGCCAGCCGCTGCCGGCGAACAGCCGTGTCAGCGCTGGGGTGGGCGCTCCGGAAGTTCCCGAGGAGCACCTCTACAACGTGGTCGATACGCTCGCCGCGATCGCCCAGGAGACGGGCAAGACCGTGCCCCAGATCGCGATCAACTGGCTGCTGCAACAGCCCACCATCTCGAGCGTCGTCATCGGTGCGCGCAACGAGGAGCAGCTGAGGCAGAACTTGGGGGCGACTGGCTGGAACCTGACGGCCGAGCAGGTGGCGAAGCTCGACGCGGTGAGCGGTCGCACGCCGATCTACCCCTACTGGCACCAGTACGCGGTCAACGGTGACCGCAATCCGCCTCCGACGCAGTGGGCCGTCAAGCGCCGCACACCGTGA